The nucleotide sequence ATCCGCCACACGGTTGATCGTGGACCATGACTACCTGGATCTTTATAAAATACCATTGGTTGCCGGTACTGATTTTTCGGCGGAGCCTGCCCAGAGGGGAAGAGAGTATATCGTAAACGAAACACTTGCCCGGGAATTATTAAAAGAGCTTCCGCATGCAACGATGAACGATTTGCTGGGCAGCAGGTTCGGATTTGATTCCTTGGGAAGGATCGTGGGTGTGGCCCGGGATTTTAATTTTAATTCACTGCATCATAAAATAGAGACCCTGTTTTTATTCAATCAGAAAGATTTTGGTTTTAGCACACTTTCGGTAAAACTGGATGGCAGTCAGGCCCGGTCTGTACTGCCTTTTATTGAATCGGTCTGGACGAAGCACTGTCCGGACCAGCCATTTGAATACCAGTTCCTGGATGACTACTTTTCGGGGTTATACCGGTCCGATAAACAGGTCAGCGCCGTTATCGGTATTCTTGCGACCCTGGCGATCATTATTTCCTGCCTGGGATTGTTTGGTCTGGCATCCTATGCCGCAGAAAGGAGAAAAAAGGAGATCGGCATAAGAAGAGTGCTGGGGGCTTCTGTGCAGCGTGTCGCTGCATTGCTGTCTGCCGGTTTTTTAAAATATGTACTGGCGGCCATACTGGTTGCCTGTCCGCTGGCCTGGCTGAGTATCCGCAAGTGGCTGGAGGGCTATGCCTACCGGATCGAACTGGGCTGGTGGGTATTTGTACTGGCAGGATCACTGGCTGTTGGCATCGCTTTGATCACCATCGGTCTTCAGGTGGTCCGTGCCGCAACAGCCAACCCGGTAAAATCATTGAGGAATGAATAAACGTCAACAACTGACAGTCCAATTCTCAAATCTCACCCCGATAGCTATCAGGGTGAGACCTTCAATTTCTCAGATCTCAATTCTTAATTCTCAACAATGATCAACAACTATTTTAAAACAGCCTGGCGCAGCATCAGGCGGAATAAGACACAGGCATTGATCAACATCATAGGACTGACCATGAGTTTTACGGTGCTGGGGCTTATCGTGCTGTATGTACTGGATGAATACAGCTACGACCGGTTTTATACAAATGCGAACCGGATCGTGCGGGTGGTACAACACACAAAATGGAATGGCAACGAGCTGCACCAGGCCACAACTTCAGCCCCTTTTGCGCCGGAACTGAAAAAAATGTTTCCGGAGGTGGAGGATGCGGTCCGGATCGACCTGGAGGGTGGGGGCGTGATCTCCTACAAGGAACAGAAATTTAAACAGGATGATATTATTTTTGCAGATCCTTCCCTGATCCGGATTTTCTCCTACGATTTTTTATACGGCAATCCCGGAACGGCGCTTTCAGACCCGCAGTCGATCGTGATCTCGGAATCACTGGCAGGTAAGCTTTTCGGTACTGCATCCCGTGCATTAATGGAGACCATCTACTTTAACGGGCAGCAGCCGGCCCGGGTAACAGGAGTGATCCGGGATGTTCCGGCAAATACGCATTTACGGTTCAGCGCGGTGCGGCCGTTTCCGGAGGCTGTTCAGGATGGATGGCAGAATTTTCATTATTATACCTACCTGTTGCTAAGGAAGGGCACGCTTCGCCCGGGGCTGGAAAAAAAACTTCCGGGTTTTGCCGCTGCTACCATACAGCAACGCATGCGGGTAAACGATTATAAGATCGAATTACAGCCGCTTACTTCCATTCATTTGCATTCCGCCCTCGACTACGAGCTTAGTCAGAACAGCAATAGCAACAGGGTATATCTGCTGATCGTGATCGCTGCTCTTGTTCTGGCGGTAGCAGTAATCAATTACCTGAACCTGACAACAGCGGGCTCCGTGACCCGCACCAGGGAGATCGCCATACGAAAAGTGGTCGGATCGGCAAAAAGGGATATCGTGGCTTTATTTGTGGCGGAATCCGTACTGGTTACAGGAGTTGCGGTACTGCTGGCATTCCTGGCCGTACAGCTGTCCCTTCCGTGGTTCAGCCGTTTTGTAGAACGGGAGCTTTCTTTCGGAGGCCCGGGACTGTTGCCCGCAACCGGGGCAATCTTTATTTTTATTGTTGTTATCGGTTGCCTGAGCGGTTTGTATCCAGCATTGTTGTTGCTCCGGCTGAAGACGGCTCCTGCACTAAAAGGAAAAGTGACGGTTAAAACCGAAGGGTTGTACCTGCGCCGGATTTTTGTTATTTTTCAGTTTACTGTTGCCGGTGTGCTGATCCCTGCATCAGTGATCATCTTCCGGCAGCTACAATATGTATTGCAGGCAGACCTGGGTTTTGATAAGGAGCAGGTGCTGACATTTCACATCGATGAAATGAAAGTGCGCGGCCAGTTGCCGGGTTTAAAAAACCGGTTGCTGCAGTACCCGGTTATCGAAGCAGTGGCGGTGGCCGGGAATCCCATTGGTAATAATGATCTTGGTGGCCTGAGCTATCGTTTTGAAACACCTGGCGGAGGCTTTTCAACGGCTACAACGGCGGCGCAGGAACTCATGATCGATGCAGCCTACCTGCCGGCGATGGACATCCGGTTATTAAGCGGAAGGAATTTTTCCGACAGTATCCGCAGCGACCAGTATGGGGCTGCATTGATCAATGAGACCCTGATGCGCAAGCTGGGATGGAAAGACGCCATCGGGAAGAAGATGCAATTCAGTATCGATGATTCGGGGCATACGGCCGAACGGACCATCGTCGGGGTCGTAAAAGATTTTCATACCTATTCTTTACAGCATCCCGTAACGTCGCTTGTAATGGTAATGCCTCCAGCGACGGCTATGGAAGATAATCTTTATGTGCGGGTGGCAAAAGGAAAAGAGCGTGAAGCGCTGGCCCATATTGCAAAAGTGTACCGGGAGTTTGATCCTGCCAATGTAACTTCTTATCATTTTCTCCGTGATAACTTTTCCCGGCAATACGCAACGGAGGAGAAGCAGGAAAAAATGGCGTTGTTATTTACAGGTGTTGCAGTACTGATCGCCGGTCTGGGGCTGTTTGGCCTGGTAAGTATTATGGCTGTTCAACGCACCCGGGAAATAGGTGTCCGTAAAGTGCTGGGTGCCGGTGTTGCGGGTATTGTGCGGTTGTTCTCTGCAGAATTTTTAAAGCTGATCGGTATTGCGGTGCTGATCGCTATCCCGTTGACCTGGTGGGGGATGCACCGCTGGCTGGAGGGATTTGCATATCGTATCACGATCCCCTGGTGGATGTTTCTGTGCACGGGTAGCTTTATTATTATTGTCGCATTGCTCACCGTCAGTATACGGGCGCTGCGCGCCGCGCGGGCCAATCCTGTAGCCGCGCTGAGAAATGAATAGCTGATCAGGAAGATTTCGACATTGTCTGATTTTTAACACTCAAAATGCATGAACAACTGATGATCAAAAATTACTTTACTACCGCCTGGCGCAGCCTGCTAAAGAATAAAATATTTGCTGTTCTGAACATTGCGGGGTTAACCGTCGGAATGGCCAGTGCTTTGATGATCCTGCTTTGGGCACAACATGAAACAAGCGTGGACCGCTTCCACTCCAACCTGGATCGTATTTACCAGGTATGGTCCAATGATACAGTAGAGGGGACAGTGCACACCATATCGTTCACCCCGGAAATAATGGCCCCCTCATTGAAGACGGACTTCCCTGAGGTGGAAAGAGTGAGCCGGCTGGAGTGGACACGCAACCTGCTGACAACAGGGATTGATAAAAACCTGATGTCGACCGGAGCTGTGGTGGATCCGGACTTTTTATTCATTTTTAGTTTTTCTTTGGCCGCCGGAAACAAGGAGACTGCTTTAAACCATCCCAATTCGATCGTAGTTACGGAAACTTTTGCACGGAAACTTTACGGGAAAGAAAATGTTATAGGGAAGACCCTACAGATGGGACACTCCAAAAATTACACGATTACCGGTGTATTGAAAGATCTTCCGGAAAATACACAGTTTAAAGATGTTGAGTACCTGCTTTCTTATAACGAAAGATCCCAGGCCAATGAGGTGAACAACGACTGGAGTAATTTTTCCGTGGCTACATTTGTTTTATTGAAGCACCAGGCGAATGCCGCCGCATTTAACAGAAAAATAAAGAAGATTGTTTCCTGGCACACCAGCGGAGCACAGAAGACCGACGCATTTATTTACCCGGTCTCAAAGCTACACCTGTATGCGGATTTTGAAAACGGCAAGCCTGCTGGCGGACAGATTATATTGGTCAGGGCATTTACTGCAGTAGCGGTGATCATTCTTTTGATAGCCTGTATTAATTTCATGAATCTTTCCACTGCCAGAAGTGAAAAACGGTTGAAAGAAATAGGGGTCCGCAAGGCCGTAGGCGCAGGCCGTTCTTCGTTGATCGCTCAGTTTCTTGTTGAATCGTTGCTTATTACCTTTGTTGCTGCCGTGCTGGCAATAGTACTCGCCAGTTGCACCTTGCCTTTCTTTAGCACATTGACCGGCAAAATGCTTCACATTGATTATGGTAACGGTTATTTTATCCTGGCGTTGCTGGGTTTTATACTGGTTACCGGCTTGCTGGCCGGCAGCTATCCCGCGCTTTTCTTGTCGGCCTTCCGCCCGGTGGCCGCATTAAAAGGGAATTTTTTTAAACTAAACGCTGCTGTAACTCCACGGAAAATACTGGTAGTAATACAGTTTTCCGTAGCCATCGTGCTGGTAGCAGGCACGGTCATCATCATCCGCCAGATCAGTCATGCACAGGAACGAAATAAAGGCTATGATATGGAACAGCTGGTAACGATCGTTATGAATGACCGGATGCAGCAAAATTTTCCGGTGATCAAACAGGAGTTATTACAGCAGGGGATCGCGATATCTGTGGCAAGGGGGCAATCACCGCTTACACAAAACTGGAGCTATGGCAATCATTTGCAGTGGCAGGGAAAACCTCCCGGCACCCTGACACAGATCAACAGATATACGGCCGATGCGGACCTTGTGAAAACAACAGGAATGCGGTTGATGGCAGGGCGGGATATCGATATCCTGCGGTATGCCGGTGATTCTACTGCCTGTCTTATCAATGCAGCTGCATTGAAATTAATGCAATTCAAACAACCAATCGGACAGGTGATCACTGATGATGACCAACAATGGCATGTGGTGGGAGTTGTAGAAGATTTTATACAGGAGTCTCCCTATCAATCCGTTAAACCATTGATCATCCGCGGACCAAAGCTATATATGGGGGTAATGCTGGTCCGGTTGAACGGAGGTACGAATGTGGGCGTAAATCTGATGTCGATGGAGCGAGTCCTTAAAAAATACAATCCGGGTTATCCTTTTGAATACCGGTTCACTGATGAGGAGTTTGCCACGAAATTTGAAAATGAACAACTCATCCGGAAACTCGCTGCGATGTTCACAGGTCTGGTGATTTTTATATCCTGTCTGGGCTTATTTGGTCTGATGGCCTATATGGCAGAAAGCAGGATAAAAGAAATCGGGATCCGGAAAGTATTGGGGGCCTCGGCCCTGAATATCATAGGTTTGTTGTCGAAAGATTTCGTAAGGCTGGTACTGATCGCATTCACCATTGCGATTCCTGTATCCTGGCTGCTGATGCAGCACTGGCTGGCTGGTTTTACTT is from Niabella beijingensis and encodes:
- a CDS encoding ABC transporter permease, which produces MHEQLMIKNYFTTAWRSLLKNKIFAVLNIAGLTVGMASALMILLWAQHETSVDRFHSNLDRIYQVWSNDTVEGTVHTISFTPEIMAPSLKTDFPEVERVSRLEWTRNLLTTGIDKNLMSTGAVVDPDFLFIFSFSLAAGNKETALNHPNSIVVTETFARKLYGKENVIGKTLQMGHSKNYTITGVLKDLPENTQFKDVEYLLSYNERSQANEVNNDWSNFSVATFVLLKHQANAAAFNRKIKKIVSWHTSGAQKTDAFIYPVSKLHLYADFENGKPAGGQIILVRAFTAVAVIILLIACINFMNLSTARSEKRLKEIGVRKAVGAGRSSLIAQFLVESLLITFVAAVLAIVLASCTLPFFSTLTGKMLHIDYGNGYFILALLGFILVTGLLAGSYPALFLSAFRPVAALKGNFFKLNAAVTPRKILVVIQFSVAIVLVAGTVIIIRQISHAQERNKGYDMEQLVTIVMNDRMQQNFPVIKQELLQQGIAISVARGQSPLTQNWSYGNHLQWQGKPPGTLTQINRYTADADLVKTTGMRLMAGRDIDILRYAGDSTACLINAAALKLMQFKQPIGQVITDDDQQWHVVGVVEDFIQESPYQSVKPLIIRGPKLYMGVMLVRLNGGTNVGVNLMSMERVLKKYNPGYPFEYRFTDEEFATKFENEQLIRKLAAMFTGLVIFISCLGLFGLMAYMAESRIKEIGIRKVLGASALNIIGLLSKDFVRLVLIAFTIAIPVSWLLMQHWLAGFTYRVAVTWDVFIIAGSVAVLATLMTVSLQAIKAALANPVAALRNE
- a CDS encoding ABC transporter permease, with protein sequence MINNYFKTAWRSIRRNKTQALINIIGLTMSFTVLGLIVLYVLDEYSYDRFYTNANRIVRVVQHTKWNGNELHQATTSAPFAPELKKMFPEVEDAVRIDLEGGGVISYKEQKFKQDDIIFADPSLIRIFSYDFLYGNPGTALSDPQSIVISESLAGKLFGTASRALMETIYFNGQQPARVTGVIRDVPANTHLRFSAVRPFPEAVQDGWQNFHYYTYLLLRKGTLRPGLEKKLPGFAAATIQQRMRVNDYKIELQPLTSIHLHSALDYELSQNSNSNRVYLLIVIAALVLAVAVINYLNLTTAGSVTRTREIAIRKVVGSAKRDIVALFVAESVLVTGVAVLLAFLAVQLSLPWFSRFVERELSFGGPGLLPATGAIFIFIVVIGCLSGLYPALLLLRLKTAPALKGKVTVKTEGLYLRRIFVIFQFTVAGVLIPASVIIFRQLQYVLQADLGFDKEQVLTFHIDEMKVRGQLPGLKNRLLQYPVIEAVAVAGNPIGNNDLGGLSYRFETPGGGFSTATTAAQELMIDAAYLPAMDIRLLSGRNFSDSIRSDQYGAALINETLMRKLGWKDAIGKKMQFSIDDSGHTAERTIVGVVKDFHTYSLQHPVTSLVMVMPPATAMEDNLYVRVAKGKEREALAHIAKVYREFDPANVTSYHFLRDNFSRQYATEEKQEKMALLFTGVAVLIAGLGLFGLVSIMAVQRTREIGVRKVLGAGVAGIVRLFSAEFLKLIGIAVLIAIPLTWWGMHRWLEGFAYRITIPWWMFLCTGSFIIIVALLTVSIRALRAARANPVAALRNE